The following DNA comes from Pseudosulfitobacter pseudonitzschiae.
GGCAGCTTCGAGGCGCGACGACAAACCTGAACCAAATCGCCACCGCTATGAACCGGGACGTTTTCACCGGGGGACGCTATGCGCCGAAACGGCAGGAGCTGCACGAGTTGCGCAATACGGTTGATGGCCTTCGGGAGCTGCTGAGATTGTACGCGGCGGGACGTTTGAAATTTCAGTTGGGCGAAGAGCTGAGCCATGAGTGATTTTAAATCCGAGTTTGGCTTTCAAGACTGTTGGACCCAGCCCGGACGCCCGCGCACTGTTCGTTCTCCGGCAGCAGGGTATTTTACGACTGGTAAGAAGTCGGACTTGGGCGGCGCGGAAAAAGCGGAGGCAGGGACAGGCAGTCGCGGGACAACAATCAGCGCTGCCGACAAGGCCCGCCTCTCGCGGGTTGTCAATAAAGTGCCCGAAGTTATGGTTAAGGTTTCCCGGCCTGCGAAAACTGACAAGAATGGCAACACCATCACTGTAAACAGACGTACTGAGGGAGCCAGGGTCAGCGCTCATATCGACTATATCAGCAGGAACGGCCAACTAGACGTTGAGACTAGTGACGGCGTGATCCTTACCGGCAAGGCAGCAACCGCAGGTTTGTACCGTGACTGGATGCAGCGCCATGATGATGACAGAGCCAACGGCGATGCGACAGACCGCACCCGGATCACAACGAGCATATTTTTTTCAATGCCGGGGAACACCAACGCCACGGCCGTAAAGGACGCGGTTCGCGATTTGGCTCAGCAAGAGTTTGATGGACGTTATGATTACGTGATGGCCTTGCACACTGACACAAAGCACCCGCATGTTCATTTTACGGTTCGCACCGTAGGACATGATGGGGTGAAGCTGAATCTTCGCAAAGCCGACTTACAGCACTTGCGGGACACGTTTGCGGAAAAGCTACGGAAAAGAGGGATTGAGGCAGAATCGACACCCCGGCATGCGCGCGGCGTAACTCGACAGGGTGCGAGAACGCCAGTCTATAAAATGCGTCAGCGCGGCATAACCCCGTATGTTGATAAGGCAAAGCAACGGGAAGTGAAGCGCGACATGCAGGACAATGGGGGCCGTCTGCCTAGCCAGCCTTGGGACGGTGCGATTGTCGAGCGCCGCAATCGTGTGATGAGAACATATAGCGCTGCGGCGGCAGTTTTGGCGGAGTCTTATGATCCAGACGATAGGGCGCTAGGGCGGGCCGTGGCGGCGTTTTCAGGGCGATTAACAGATGTGGCGACCGAACGGGCCGCAATGGTGCTTAGCGCCTCTGTGGCCCGCTCTGAAGTCCAACGCCAGCCTTCCGTTGATCGTGGCCAGGGAAAAGACCGGCCTGAGGACGAAAAACGGCCCGAGCGGGGGCGCGGACCGTCAAGGGAGCGTTGAGCTGAGTGAAACGGTCAAGTGCATGAGTCCTACTTGTCGAATGCTTCAGATAGCCTCAGTGTCGGTTATGCGCAGGAAGCTGACCCCGCAAAGTTACGAAACGTGGTCGTACTTAGAGACGTGACCGATCGAGAATTGTCGGTCCTCGGTCGCGTCGATGCCGCGCTGCAGCTTTCGTATTGCAGTTATTCGTGCATCGTGCGGCGTTTCGGTTTGGCAGATACCCGGCTCATTGCCGATGTTGGAGAGGAACCGGCTCGATTGCGGTGCGGCCAGCGGCCCAAACCATTTCTGCTTAATCAGAACGTAATGCTGAGGGATCTCGTTGATGCCAAGCTCTGTGAAGATTGGTCCCCAGAACAGATTGCGGGGTGGCTCAAGCTGACGTATCCGGGC
Coding sequences within:
- a CDS encoding relaxase/mobilization nuclease domain-containing protein, with translation MSDFKSEFGFQDCWTQPGRPRTVRSPAAGYFTTGKKSDLGGAEKAEAGTGSRGTTISAADKARLSRVVNKVPEVMVKVSRPAKTDKNGNTITVNRRTEGARVSAHIDYISRNGQLDVETSDGVILTGKAATAGLYRDWMQRHDDDRANGDATDRTRITTSIFFSMPGNTNATAVKDAVRDLAQQEFDGRYDYVMALHTDTKHPHVHFTVRTVGHDGVKLNLRKADLQHLRDTFAEKLRKRGIEAESTPRHARGVTRQGARTPVYKMRQRGITPYVDKAKQREVKRDMQDNGGRLPSQPWDGAIVERRNRVMRTYSAAAAVLAESYDPDDRALGRAVAAFSGRLTDVATERAAMVLSASVARSEVQRQPSVDRGQGKDRPEDEKRPERGRGPSRER